From Elusimicrobiota bacterium, the proteins below share one genomic window:
- a CDS encoding fibronectin type III domain-containing protein, with translation MSLKIPNTKTLNNIPYRVPGFVLIGAVLSIVFFLPRFAGAVETPTNVFFDEVTTNSITVSIYAPNPAFSSLETGSSGVNVSINGTYTLPWRNGNKWTTKAVLPTGRSDLAGAAIGGKVYAIGGVSGSFLTTNEAYDPVTATWGTKAPMMMVRGTFPGVVAGGKIYAIGGYNSTGQQNQNEEYDPVADTWTIKPVMPTARAAQGIAAVGGKIYVVGGDTGTTWTNANEEYNPVTNTWTTGIAVMPTARKYLVAESYGGKIYAIGGMNAGNLTTNEAYDPVANTWTPKAAIPMAPGRQPAAAVIGGKIYVTGGSNTLTYNQVYDLLADTWTIKAAIPTGRYQHATPVVKGKLYSIGGIGGTAINEEYDPGVVFTFPTLTPNTQYSFKAKARQSDGVTYTAETAAVSTYTLAALPGVATPAFTDVSSNAVTVNWTQNTNPTGTTLYRTQMSFDPAFGVGFVTNSYNLSASFRGLVVNTTYYFRVAAVNGNGVMTAYTTLGSTMTLVEAPTSIYFDEVSSTSITASGYAATPAFTGLETGLSGVALAINNAYKPWRNGNKWTPKTGMPTARWFFAAGAIGGKLYAVGGDNGGGTYYNKNEEYDPVANTWAAKAVMPTVRSYLSAGVIGGKLYAVGGYYNDAQGDHFVDNNEEYDPASNTWMTKTPMPTARRELSAGGVIGGKLYALGGYNGTSQVNINEEYDPAANTWATKTVMPTARGSLSVGVIGGKLYAAGGGNAVGVLNTNEEYDPITTTWTTKAVMPTPRDSLSAGVIGGKLYTVGGWDGSSYSNVHEEYDPASNTWAAKPVMPTARENPSTGVIGGRLYALGGMGGTGLLNTNEEYDPGVASSFTALTPNTQYFFKAKARNAIGAETGEITVSTYTLAAIPGTTTPAFTGVSSIAVTVNWAQGANPNGTMYYAQLSTASDFSAISSSSTTSNQQLITSNLFPNTTYYARVAAINGNGIITDYKTLGSTMTWVETPTNIYFDEVSSTAITAAAYAANPAFTGLEVGLSGVAVAMNNAYKPWRNGNTWAVKTPMSSARKQLSGSVISGKLYVVGGQSSGGQVNTNEEYDPVANTWAIKAAMPTARNLLAVGVIGRKLYAVGGVGGTNTNEEYDPVSDSWATKAVMPTARNTLSVGVISGKLYAVGGVSDGNTTLNSNEEYDPAVDIWATKTPMPIARKDVAAGVVGGKLYVVGGDDGSGSVAINEEYDPAADSWAAKAPMPTARQRLSAGVTIGGKLYALGGYNGTWLNTNEQYDPISDTWTTKAAMPTARYNFSAGAINGKLYAVGGYAGSPLAANEEYDPGVASTFTALTPNTLYQFKAKARNALGAETTEVIGFSTYTLAAVPDTTTSLYTTVSSNAVTVNWTQSANPTGVTLYRVQASTDSAFGLVAASSDTYNLNAVLPGLSPNTTYYGRVAAINKNGIITYYKTLGSTMTWVETPANIYFDEVSSNSITASGYAGTPAFTGLETGLSGVAVAMSGVYKPWRNGNTWVTKMAMPAARSGPAGAAVGGKIYVVGGHEYGSATNDNQEYDPVANTWLSKAPMPVSRNYLAAAAVGGKVYAIGGRAGDYGADYNLNEEYDPVANTWATKAPLTTARSWLPAAVAGGKIYVIGGVNGSTNLNTNEEYDPGADTWITRSPMPTSRGGARAAAVSGKVYVVGGNTSSPVNINEEYNPVTNTWSTRAPMSASRSNLAVCAVGEKVYAIGGVGGLGTENEEYDPAVNTWTSKAAMPTARDRAAGTVVGGKIYVSGGDNGSTLGINEEYDPGVASSFTALSPNTQYFFKAKARNAIGAETTEVIGFSTYTLAAVALPQSGPLFMNISSGSIIVNWSSGTEAGGFNGLGASYKIQVSSVSDFSVVTSSSLVSSSQYSVSSLSSNTTYYFRAQAYNSAGMTDYSWLTLGSTITQAIVPGPADPAFTDVYTDSLTVHWDANGNATGIPYFVQVSSTVDFSDIAFSSTTYNSQLITYNLFPNTTYYTHVAAVNAGGRLTDYFAVPGSTPTLSQQVTGAQVTSVYFTSATVNWTALPLTPSSATCEGYIVEASTASNFSGVVYSSFSLQPSAFSLSVPALFPDTTYFFRAGSLNWAGTVNFAAALSSSTYSVQPGSSTENFANIAATSITVKWLSNSNGPGTKYFVEGSTDEFASVAVSSLTPALYPGPFALPFNGLRSNTAYAFRVGALGNNMDLSEPLILGSTVTPPVPPALANYTLWLSSAQVGWQNNGNSDGSKYLCELSTNNFTTVSLSSETVTLSAVFESGLPPNTTCYMRLQTLANGEQAGSGYAYSSSITLAAVPPQVGARNAGPNNAGIWWGSGGNPPGYAISGWLAASNMPAARYGQAAAVSGDRIFISGGTDGTNYRAEVWSAQVSADGAVSQWTQTTSLPESRYGHTMSALKGRLYVTGGLHGGVPQSTVWSAIVSSYGTVGQWEQAPPLPQARYGHASATGENIIYVSGGYNGGARKETWYAKVSDDGVLGGWTEVALLPEARYFHSMALTGSGWIYVSGGNNGTSAKPDVWRAQLNSDGSIGGWTGDSALPKALYGHAMIEAEGAIFMSGGTDGSNAQDGVWRSFINAGGSLAGWAALTSMPSRQFHSMAGVGGKLLILGGFDGTITKSDVWRAAVAGTEYLAERAQDAGFSSGVSGAGWLSAAGYDFGGLVPNTAYHFRVKARNFYGVETEYSPVFSTVTFAVQPSTAQFTGVGMWSLQANWGTRDNPAGTRYEARISSDAAHTQNAASSDTANSFAVFDSLSDKFVYYASVRAYNSIGAYTGWTDLSSTSTKANPALDFSSPTITVNQTGDKIWRNSNSGVYKVAFADTGGALLKQAEVKITTGMAQTGTLISDWVPVLTDINSFDYSDPWPIPSGLWTLLPGGTSYVSVRAFDNNNNSTSTVDAFYILKDTVPPSIINNASGETTWRKDDGGAIYDVDFFDYGSGLQTIQYSASTHPGTADANALDWTTIAQLPAGATVYADNWAVAFAALANAATNYISVRAADAAGSTVTLSGIDVFKILKFVGGPIAGITVPGSAYYSSLAVISGTADDTLSHPLAGTELSIKDSSAGLYWNGTAFLAPGSQWFAAAGNAAWNYAEAIPWTEGVSYWVIARSSDTEGNYSADYSTAVFTFDGYPPSAGILSPADGSTINSLNAVSGTSSDAVSGVKSAEIRLKRLSDDKWWNFKSGNWTVSPSSTSVSGTTSWTYAVNKTLKSTLAANVSYYVTVDAADNAVPANILSFGAAGSTFTFIDNTPPAAVTDLTASTGPLPGTIIASWSFTGDDASSGTLLTGQYKIQYALDPQVSFSTLAAQITVSTANVSAGSRGSSELTGLTPALVYYLRLWTADDAGNWSELSNGTSAQARPYPESRIDGHVLTVSSVGITGVLVEAFDTAEILRASDYTSSDGLGSYSLTGIVVGSYTVHATWSANDIISDISKDGIPSATADVDFMLSVTFELASISGNIEGYNKAEGLRLKAKGVSKTEGAGVYVELYQGGRKISTADVDAAGKFKINNLLPGKYTVKIIGLAEGAKEFNVQLKEGQNLEISPLGTLLKKDKVYAFPNPASKSVIFHLESDISSLKKQIMVFGIDGRVIKEFSDSDAGWNLLSGGKYEFTWNIDSKVASGIYIYEVKVKNTGTGDTASTIKKLAIIK, from the coding sequence TTGTCTCTAAAAATACCAAACACTAAGACTTTAAACAACATCCCTTATCGCGTACCCGGTTTTGTTCTTATCGGCGCGGTTCTGAGTATTGTGTTTTTTTTGCCGCGCTTTGCGGGAGCTGTGGAGACGCCGACTAATGTTTTTTTTGATGAAGTTACGACCAATTCAATAACCGTTTCCATCTACGCTCCCAATCCCGCCTTCAGCAGTCTGGAGACCGGCTCTTCGGGGGTGAATGTTTCCATAAACGGGACATATACGCTGCCCTGGCGCAACGGAAATAAATGGACGACAAAGGCTGTACTGCCCACGGGGCGCAGCGACCTTGCGGGTGCGGCTATAGGCGGCAAGGTTTACGCTATAGGCGGGGTCAGTGGCTCATTTTTAACCACAAATGAAGCATACGACCCCGTGACGGCTACTTGGGGTACCAAAGCCCCAATGATGATGGTTCGCGGTACCTTTCCCGGAGTAGTCGCCGGCGGCAAGATTTACGCGATAGGCGGATACAACAGTACCGGGCAGCAGAACCAAAATGAAGAATACGACCCTGTGGCAGACACTTGGACGATTAAACCCGTAATGCCGACCGCCCGCGCCGCTCAAGGTATAGCGGCAGTAGGCGGCAAGATATACGTGGTAGGAGGAGACACCGGCACCACGTGGACAAATGCCAACGAGGAATACAACCCGGTAACAAACACTTGGACTACGGGAATAGCCGTGATGCCGACGGCCCGCAAATATCTTGTTGCCGAGTCGTACGGCGGCAAGATTTATGCTATAGGCGGAATGAACGCCGGCAATTTGACAACTAATGAAGCATACGACCCAGTGGCCAATACCTGGACACCGAAAGCGGCAATACCGATGGCTCCCGGCAGACAGCCCGCCGCCGCGGTTATAGGCGGCAAAATTTACGTAACAGGCGGCTCGAATACTTTGACCTACAACCAGGTATATGACCTTTTGGCGGACACCTGGACTATCAAAGCCGCAATCCCGACAGGCCGCTACCAGCATGCCACCCCGGTTGTCAAAGGCAAACTGTATTCCATCGGGGGCATTGGCGGAACGGCTATCAACGAGGAGTACGACCCCGGCGTGGTTTTCACTTTCCCCACGCTGACGCCCAACACGCAGTATAGCTTCAAAGCCAAAGCCCGCCAATCCGACGGGGTTACTTATACAGCTGAAACCGCTGCCGTTTCCACCTATACGCTGGCCGCTCTCCCGGGCGTAGCAACGCCGGCGTTTACGGACGTAAGCTCAAACGCCGTTACGGTCAATTGGACTCAAAACACCAATCCCACGGGCACGACCTTATACCGAACGCAGATGTCTTTTGATCCAGCCTTCGGAGTGGGGTTTGTTACGAATTCTTATAATCTCAGCGCGAGTTTCCGGGGCTTGGTCGTTAATACCACTTATTACTTTCGCGTGGCGGCTGTAAACGGCAACGGGGTAATGACGGCTTATACAACGCTCGGCTCAACCATGACTTTAGTGGAAGCGCCCACATCAATTTATTTTGACGAAGTATCCAGCACTTCAATCACCGCTTCCGGCTACGCGGCCACGCCCGCGTTCACCGGGCTTGAAACCGGCCTATCCGGAGTGGCATTGGCCATTAATAACGCATATAAACCCTGGCGTAACGGCAATAAATGGACGCCAAAGACCGGAATGCCCACTGCACGCTGGTTTTTTGCGGCCGGAGCGATAGGCGGCAAGCTGTATGCCGTGGGCGGGGATAATGGGGGGGGCACTTATTACAATAAAAATGAAGAGTACGACCCTGTGGCAAATACCTGGGCGGCCAAAGCGGTAATGCCTACGGTCCGCAGTTATTTATCGGCCGGAGTGATAGGCGGCAAACTGTATGCCGTGGGGGGGTATTATAATGACGCTCAGGGGGATCATTTCGTAGATAACAACGAGGAGTATGACCCTGCTTCCAATACCTGGATGACAAAAACGCCAATGCCCACCGCCCGGCGTGAATTGTCCGCGGGCGGCGTAATAGGCGGCAAGCTATATGCCTTGGGCGGGTATAACGGGACTAGCCAGGTAAACATCAACGAGGAGTATGACCCCGCGGCAAATACCTGGGCGACAAAAACGGTAATGCCCACGGCCCGCGGTTCTTTATCTGTGGGAGTAATAGGCGGCAAGCTGTATGCGGCGGGGGGAGGGAATGCGGTTGGTGTATTGAATACCAACGAGGAGTATGACCCCATAACCACTACCTGGACGACAAAAGCTGTAATGCCCACGCCCCGTGATAGTTTGTCAGCTGGAGTAATAGGCGGCAAGCTGTATACCGTGGGGGGCTGGGATGGGAGCAGTTACTCCAATGTGCACGAGGAGTATGACCCCGCGTCCAATACCTGGGCGGCAAAACCGGTAATGCCCACGGCCCGTGAAAATCCATCAACCGGAGTAATAGGCGGCAGACTGTATGCCTTGGGGGGAATGGGCGGGACCGGTTTATTGAATACCAACGAAGAATACGATCCCGGAGTGGCGTCGTCGTTTACAGCCCTGACGCCGAACACGCAGTATTTCTTCAAAGCCAAGGCCCGCAACGCCATCGGCGCGGAGACGGGGGAAATTACGGTTTCCACATACACGCTGGCCGCTATACCGGGTACCACAACGCCCGCGTTTACGGGTGTAAGCTCAATCGCCGTTACGGTTAACTGGGCGCAAGGCGCCAATCCCAACGGGACGATGTACTATGCACAGCTCTCCACCGCTTCCGACTTCTCGGCTATTTCCAGCTCTTCTACAACCAGCAACCAGCAACTGATAACCAGCAACCTCTTCCCTAACACCACTTATTACGCACGCGTGGCGGCTATAAACGGAAACGGGATAATAACGGATTACAAAACGCTCGGCTCAACCATGACCTGGGTGGAAACACCGACGAATATTTACTTTGACGAAGTATCCAGCACCGCCATAACGGCCGCGGCCTACGCCGCCAACCCCGCGTTTACCGGGCTTGAGGTTGGCTTATCGGGCGTGGCGGTGGCTATGAACAACGCATATAAGCCGTGGCGCAATGGAAACACATGGGCAGTAAAAACCCCAATGTCCTCGGCCCGTAAACAGCTATCAGGCAGCGTAATAAGCGGTAAGCTGTATGTGGTGGGGGGGCAGAGTAGTGGTGGTCAAGTGAATACCAACGAAGAGTATGACCCCGTTGCCAACACATGGGCTATCAAAGCGGCAATGCCCACGGCCCGTAATTTGCTGGCAGTGGGAGTAATCGGCAGAAAGCTGTATGCCGTGGGAGGGGTCGGCGGCACGAACACCAACGAGGAGTATGACCCGGTGTCTGATAGTTGGGCTACAAAAGCGGTGATGCCCACGGCCCGTAATACTTTGTCAGTGGGTGTAATAAGCGGCAAGCTATATGCAGTGGGTGGGGTCTCTGACGGTAACACAACTCTAAACAGCAATGAGGAATACGACCCCGCGGTTGATATCTGGGCCACTAAAACGCCAATGCCAATAGCCCGAAAAGATGTGGCAGCCGGGGTGGTAGGTGGCAAACTGTACGTAGTAGGTGGTGATGATGGCAGCGGTTCCGTGGCTATCAACGAGGAGTATGACCCTGCGGCTGATAGCTGGGCTGCTAAAGCGCCGATGCCCACGGCCCGTCAGCGATTATCCGCCGGGGTAACGATAGGTGGCAAGCTATACGCTTTAGGAGGTTATAACGGGACTTGGTTGAACACCAACGAACAGTACGATCCCATATCTGATACCTGGACTACTAAGGCGGCAATGCCTACTGCCCGTTATAACTTTTCTGCCGGCGCGATTAACGGCAAACTGTATGCGGTCGGGGGATATGCCGGAAGTCCTTTAGCAGCCAACGAAGAATACGACCCCGGCGTGGCGTCAACTTTCACCGCGCTGACGCCTAACACGCTGTACCAGTTTAAGGCTAAAGCCCGCAATGCCCTGGGCGCGGAGACCACCGAAGTAATCGGATTTTCTACCTACACGCTGGCGGCTGTCCCGGATACCACAACATCGCTGTATACGACCGTAAGCTCAAACGCCGTCACGGTTAATTGGACCCAAAGCGCCAATCCCACAGGCGTCACCTTATACCGGGTGCAGGCGTCCACAGATTCCGCTTTCGGACTGGTGGCGGCGTCGTCCGACACATACAACCTCAACGCGGTATTGCCCGGCCTTTCGCCCAATACCACCTATTACGGCCGCGTGGCGGCCATAAACAAAAACGGGATAATAACGTATTACAAAACGCTCGGCTCAACCATGACCTGGGTGGAAACGCCTGCGAATATTTACTTTGACGAAGTATCCAGTAATTCAATAACGGCTTCCGGCTATGCAGGCACGCCCGCATTTACAGGACTTGAAACAGGTCTGTCCGGAGTGGCAGTGGCTATGAGCGGCGTCTATAAACCCTGGCGGAACGGCAATACATGGGTGACAAAAATGGCAATGCCCGCTGCCCGCAGCGGCCCCGCCGGCGCGGCTGTCGGTGGCAAGATTTACGTCGTTGGCGGGCATGAATACGGCTCAGCCACTAATGATAACCAGGAATATGACCCTGTTGCCAACACGTGGCTTTCAAAAGCTCCCATGCCGGTAAGCAGGAATTATCTGGCAGCCGCGGCTGTGGGCGGCAAGGTTTACGCCATCGGCGGCAGGGCGGGCGACTACGGCGCTGATTATAATCTAAACGAGGAATATGATCCGGTTGCAAACACATGGGCCACAAAAGCGCCGCTGACAACCGCGCGTTCCTGGCTCCCGGCTGCTGTTGCGGGAGGGAAAATATATGTTATCGGCGGAGTGAACGGCTCAACAAATTTAAATACGAACGAAGAATATGATCCCGGCGCCGATACCTGGATAACGCGATCGCCGATGCCCACAAGCCGCGGCGGCGCCCGGGCCGCGGCCGTAAGCGGCAAAGTGTATGTTGTCGGAGGAAACACAAGTTCCCCTGTAAACATCAACGAAGAATATAATCCTGTTACCAATACATGGTCGACAAGAGCGCCGATGTCCGCGAGCCGCTCCAACCTGGCCGTTTGCGCCGTGGGAGAAAAAGTATATGCCATCGGCGGCGTCGGCGGTCTCGGGACCGAGAACGAGGAATACGATCCCGCTGTGAACACTTGGACCAGCAAAGCCGCGATGCCTACAGCCCGCGACAGAGCGGCCGGTACGGTTGTCGGAGGCAAAATTTATGTCAGTGGCGGCGACAATGGCTCAACTTTGGGTATCAACGAAGAATATGACCCCGGAGTGGCTTCTTCGTTTACCGCGCTGTCGCCCAACACGCAGTATTTCTTTAAAGCGAAGGCCCGAAATGCCATCGGCGCGGAGACCACCGAAGTGATCGGATTTTCCACCTATACGCTGGCGGCTGTAGCTCTGCCGCAAAGCGGGCCGTTGTTTATGAATATTTCTTCCGGAAGCATTATTGTAAACTGGTCTTCCGGTACGGAGGCTGGAGGCTTCAACGGACTTGGCGCCAGCTATAAGATTCAGGTTTCATCGGTTTCTGATTTTTCGGTTGTTACATCTTCCAGTCTAGTATCCAGTAGCCAGTATTCAGTATCCAGTCTTTCATCCAACACCACTTATTACTTCCGCGCGCAGGCTTACAACTCGGCCGGGATGACGGATTATTCCTGGCTGACGCTAGGCTCCACCATAACGCAGGCTATTGTGCCCGGCCCCGCCGACCCCGCTTTCACCGATGTTTATACAGACTCCCTTACCGTCCACTGGGATGCCAACGGCAACGCCACAGGTATTCCCTACTTCGTGCAGGTTTCGTCCACAGTGGATTTTTCTGATATCGCTTTTTCCTCTACAACTTACAACTCACAACTCATAACTTATAACTTGTTCCCCAACACCACCTATTACACGCATGTGGCCGCCGTCAACGCCGGCGGCAGACTTACCGACTATTTTGCGGTACCGGGCTCCACGCCGACACTAAGCCAGCAAGTCACAGGAGCACAAGTCACAAGTGTATATTTCACAAGCGCGACGGTAAACTGGACTGCGCTGCCGCTGACTCCGTCAAGCGCAACCTGTGAAGGCTACATTGTGGAGGCCTCCACCGCCTCCAATTTTTCCGGCGTCGTTTATTCTTCCTTCAGCCTTCAGCCTTCAGCCTTCAGCCTATCTGTCCCTGCCCTCTTCCCCGACACCACTTATTTCTTCCGGGCGGGCTCGCTTAACTGGGCGGGCACAGTAAACTTTGCCGCCGCGCTATCCAGCTCCACTTATTCCGTCCAGCCGGGTTCTTCCACGGAGAATTTTGCAAACATTGCCGCGACTTCAATAACGGTTAAATGGCTTTCAAACAGTAATGGCCCCGGGACAAAGTATTTTGTTGAGGGTTCAACCGACGAATTCGCGAGTGTCGCCGTCTCTTCGCTGACCCCCGCCCTTTATCCCGGTCCCTTTGCCCTGCCTTTTAACGGGCTCAGGTCCAATACGGCTTACGCGTTCAGGGTCGGAGCGTTGGGGAATAACATGGACCTTTCAGAACCACTTATTCTCGGTTCAACTGTCACCCCGCCCGTGCCGCCCGCGCTGGCCAATTACACGCTTTGGCTGTCAAGCGCGCAGGTAGGCTGGCAAAATAACGGAAATTCCGACGGCTCAAAATATTTATGCGAGCTTTCAACCAATAATTTCACCACAGTGTCGCTTTCCTCTGAAACGGTGACACTCTCGGCAGTTTTTGAATCGGGGCTGCCGCCTAACACCACTTGTTACATGAGATTGCAAACTCTCGCGAACGGGGAACAGGCGGGCAGCGGGTATGCTTATTCAAGCTCAATAACGCTTGCGGCTGTTCCTCCTCAAGTCGGGGCCAGGAACGCGGGCCCGAACAATGCCGGTATATGGTGGGGTTCGGGGGGGAATCCCCCAGGCTACGCAATATCAGGATGGTTGGCTGCGTCAAATATGCCTGCCGCGCGATATGGCCAGGCGGCCGCCGTTTCGGGCGACAGAATATTTATTTCCGGCGGAACCGACGGAACAAATTACAGAGCGGAAGTGTGGTCCGCGCAAGTCAGCGCGGACGGGGCCGTAAGCCAGTGGACACAGACCACATCTCTGCCGGAGTCCCGCTACGGCCATACGATGTCGGCTTTAAAGGGACGGCTTTATGTGACAGGCGGGCTTCACGGCGGCGTTCCGCAGTCAACGGTGTGGTCCGCCATTGTCAGCTCTTACGGAACTGTAGGACAGTGGGAGCAGGCCCCGCCTCTGCCGCAGGCAAGGTACGGCCACGCCTCCGCCACTGGCGAGAACATAATTTATGTTTCAGGCGGATATAACGGCGGGGCCCGTAAGGAAACGTGGTACGCGAAAGTTTCTGATGACGGCGTTTTGGGCGGCTGGACGGAGGTTGCCCTGCTTCCCGAAGCGAGATATTTCCATTCCATGGCGTTGACCGGGAGCGGCTGGATTTATGTTTCAGGCGGTAATAACGGGACTTCCGCCAAACCTGACGTCTGGAGGGCGCAGTTGAATTCCGACGGCTCGATTGGCGGCTGGACGGGGGACAGCGCGCTTCCCAAAGCGCTTTACGGCCACGCGATGATTGAGGCCGAAGGCGCTATATTCATGTCCGGCGGGACCGACGGTTCCAACGCGCAGGACGGCGTGTGGAGGAGTTTTATAAACGCGGGCGGGTCTTTGGCCGGCTGGGCCGCTCTGACTTCAATGCCTTCGCGCCAATTCCATTCAATGGCCGGGGTTGGAGGGAAACTTCTGATATTAGGCGGCTTTGACGGAACAATAACCAAAAGCGATGTCTGGCGAGCCGCCGTGGCCGGAACCGAATATTTAGCGGAGCGCGCGCAGGATGCGGGCTTTAGCTCAGGTGTGTCCGGCGCCGGCTGGCTCTCCGCCGCGGGATATGATTTCGGAGGGCTTGTGCCCAATACGGCCTATCATTTCAGGGTTAAGGCGCGGAACTTTTATGGTGTTGAAACGGAGTACTCTCCCGTTTTCTCCACGGTCACTTTTGCCGTACAGCCTTCAACCGCGCAATTTACGGGGGTGGGGATGTGGTCGCTGCAGGCCAACTGGGGGACGCGCGACAATCCCGCCGGCACAAGATACGAAGCCAGAATTTCAAGCGATGCGGCCCATACGCAGAACGCGGCGTCTTCCGATACGGCAAATTCTTTCGCGGTTTTTGACAGCCTTAGCGACAAGTTCGTTTACTACGCCTCCGTGCGGGCGTATAACTCCATCGGCGCCTACACGGGCTGGACGGATCTCAGCTCAACCTCCACAAAAGCCAACCCCGCTTTGGATTTCTCAAGCCCGACCATCACGGTCAACCAGACGGGCGACAAGATCTGGCGTAATTCAAACTCCGGCGTCTATAAAGTGGCTTTCGCCGATACAGGCGGGGCGCTGTTAAAGCAGGCGGAGGTAAAAATAACCACGGGTATGGCGCAGACGGGCACATTGATTTCGGATTGGGTTCCCGTGCTGACGGATATAAATTCGTTCGATTATTCGGACCCCTGGCCTATACCCTCCGGCCTCTGGACGCTGCTCCCCGGCGGTACTTCCTATGTCAGCGTGCGCGCTTTTGATAATAATAACAACTCCACCTCAACGGTTGACGCGTTCTATATTTTAAAAGACACCGTCCCGCCTTCTATAATCAACAATGCGTCCGGCGAGACCACCTGGCGGAAAGATGACGGCGGGGCGATTTATGACGTGGATTTTTTTGACTACGGCTCCGGATTGCAAACTATCCAATATAGCGCGAGCACGCATCCGGGGACCGCGGACGCGAATGCTCTTGACTGGACTACAATTGCCCAACTGCCCGCGGGCGCCACGGTTTATGCGGACAATTGGGCCGTAGCTTTCGCGGCGCTTGCCAACGCCGCTACTAACTATATCTCCGTAAGGGCGGCAGACGCGGCGGGCAGTACCGTAACCCTTTCCGGTATTGACGTGTTCAAGATATTAAAGTTCGTCGGCGGCCCCATTGCAGGCATAACCGTTCCCGGCTCGGCTTACTACTCTTCCCTCGCGGTCATTTCCGGCACGGCTGACGACACCCTGTCCCATCCGCTTGCGGGAACCGAGCTGAGCATTAAAGACAGCTCCGCGGGGCTTTACTGGAACGGAACGGCGTTTTTAGCTCCGGGGAGCCAGTGGTTCGCCGCCGCCGGAAATGCAGCCTGGAATTACGCCGAGGCGATCCCATGGACGGAAGGCGTAAGTTATTGGGTAATCGCCCGCTCAAGCGACACGGAGGGAAACTATTCGGCGGATTATTCAACCGCCGTATTCACTTTTGACGGCTATCCGCCGTCGGCGGGCATACTGTCGCCGGCGGACGGCTCAACCATTAATTCGCTCAATGCCGTTTCGGGAACCTCCTCCGACGCGGTTTCCGGCGTTAAATCGGCGGAGATACGGCTTAAGCGTTTGAGCGACGATAAATGGTGGAATTTCAAATCCGGAAACTGGACGGTTTCGCCCTCAAGCACCTCGGTTTCGGGGACAACCTCATGGACTTACGCCGTAAACAAAACGCTCAAGTCAACTCTAGCCGCTAACGTGAGTTACTATGTTACGGTGGATGCGGCGGACAATGCGGTGCCCGCGAACATCCTGTCATTCGGGGCCGCGGGTTCAACCTTCACTTTCATTGACAATACGCCGCCGGCGGCAGTCACGGACCTGACAGCCTCCACAGGCCCATTGCCGGGGACTATAATCGCAAGCTGGTCGTTTACCGGCGACGACGCTTCAAGCGGAACGCTGCTGACCGGCCAATATAAAATCCAATACGCTTTAGACCCGCAGGTAAGTTTCAGTACTTTGGCCGCGCAAATAACCGTTTCAACCGCGAATGTGAGCGCGGGCTCGCGGGGAAGTTCTGAACTGACTGGGCTTACCCCGGCGCTTGTTTATTATCTGCGGCTCTGGACGGCGGATGACGCCGGCAACTGGTCCGAGCTTTCAAACGGAACCAGCGCGCAGGCGCGGCCGTATCCCGAGAGCAGGATAGACGGCCATGTGCTGACGGTATCAAGCGTTGGCATAACAGGGGTTCTGGTGGAGGCCTTTGACACGGCGGAGATTTTGCGCGCGTCCGATTATACCTCGTCGGATGGGCTGGGGAGCTATTCGCTTACGGGAATAGTTGTCGGGAGCTACACTGTTCACGCCACCTGGAGCGCGAACGACATAATAAGCGATATCTCAAAAGACGGGATACCCTCCGCCACAGCGGATGTCGATTTTATGCTATCGGTCACTTTCGAGCTTGCCAGCATTTCGGGCAACATAGAGGGGTACAATAAGGCTGAAGGCTTAAGGCTGAAGGCTAAAGGTGTGAGTAAGACTGAAGGGGCAGGAGTTTATGTGGAGCTTTATCAAGGGGGGAGAAAGATTTCAACCGCAGATGTGGATGCGGCGGGGAAATTTAAAATAAACAACCTGTTGCCCGGCAAATACACGGTAAAGATAATCGGGCTTGCGGAAGGCGCGAAAGAGTTTAATGTTCAGTTGAAAGAGGGGCAGAACCTGGAAATAAGTCCCTTGGGAACGCTGTTGAAGAAGGATAAGGTCTACGCATTCCCGAACCCCGCCTCGAAGAGCGTCATTTTCCACCTGGAATCGGATATCAGCTCGCTGAAAAAACAGATAATGGTTTTTGGAATTGACGGCCGGGTTATTAAGGAATTTTCCGATTCGGACGCGGGCTGGAATTTATTGAGCGGGGGAAAATATGAATTTACCTGGAATATTGACAGCAAAGTAGCCTCCGGCATTTACATTTACGAGGTGAAAGTAAAAAATACCGGCACAGGCGATACCGCCAGTACAATAAAAAAACTGGCGATAATAAAGTAG